gaagcagcagctccagccagtGCCGGGGGTGCAGCTCCAGGTAGCACAGGAGGGTCTCGATCCCTGCAGGAAGAGAGATCCAAGGAATTCCAATCCCAAAAAATCCCGTCGGGAATCCAGGAATTTCACACACCCCCCCGGAGCCAGGGTGGGATCTGTAGgggattccccccccccctcaatCCCGATCCCGAGGGATTCCAATCTTGATCCCAATCCCAATTCCAATCCTGAGGGattccaatcccaatcccaatcctGAGGGATTCCAATCACGATCCCAACCCCAATCCCAACCCCAATCCCAATCAGATTGCTATCCCAATCCCGAGGGATTCCCGTCCCAATCCCAATCCCGattccaatcccaatcccaataGATTCTGattccaatcccaatcccaatcctGAGGGattccaatcccaatcccaacccTGAGGGATCCCAATCCCAACCCCAATCCTTAGGGATTCCAACCCCAATCCCAACCCTAGTCCCAATCCCAACCAGATCTCAATCCCAATTCCAATCGATTCCGATTCAAATTCAAATCCCAATCCCGAGGCATCCCAATCCCGAGGGATTCCAACCCCCAACCCCGATCATGAGGCATTCAAACCCCTGTACATTGTACAGGCctataaaacaacaacaatctATGAAATGCATTTACAGAACAACAATATAGCAACAACATATAAACCATATATGGAATGTATTTACATGAGTAGAatctttagaaaagcaaaaatcagcaACACTCTATAAACCTTATTTAGAGACCAACAACAAAAGAGCAGCACATCAAATGTATGCACAGGAGATTCATATCCCTGTCCAATCTGTCTGCCAGTCTGGAAGAAAAGCCAggacagagcctggctggggatgggagctggatctggcaggatgctgaaagggtctgtggggctgggagggatgtgtggggctgggggcatcTGTGGAGCTTTTTTAGTTTACAGCTAGGTATTTATCTTTGTTTAAGAAATGGATGCTTTTCCCTAGCATAATTGATACAGAAACAAACTCTATCCCAAGCAAATTATCCAAAAACATTAATAAGGTATTGTGcataaaaggaggaaaataaccCTTGGAGTAATCTGAAGCTGGACACTGATGTGGGCTATTCCAAACACAACATCTGGCGTGCAAGGTAGACAAAATAGAAAAGCTGACAAGGTCCAGCAAGAGCTGGTGAGCCATGGGCTACTTGCTGCCTAAGTCTGAAGAGCAATAAAAGCCTCCAGCCAAGGGGAGTTGATTTCACATGAGCTGTCATTGACAGAAGGGGAAACTTTTTCAGTCAGAACAACAGGTCACCAGAAACAAAGACTtgtttttttctacaaaatggaaggaaaaaaaaggaaagagtgaGGCTGCAGCTCTACACAATCATCATGAGATAGACTAGAACtaaaactgaggcaaaggacTTCAATAAGTGCAGCATTGTTCACACTTATGGCTGTGTCCTGgttccaggggctgggaccagtttatcaTGATGTGGGTATAACCCAAACTGTGCATCCTTTGAAACCTGACCAGTGTGTGACAGGAATTCCTGTCACAGGAACCACcccaagcagtgcaggaggagcctcccaagcagcagttgcagggcaGAGGGACCGGACCTGAGGTGCCTTTGGTGCCCAGGAACtccccccacacagcccctctcctgccccgaGGGTCCACCAGAACAGGGGGAGCCCAAAGGACTGGACTAGAGCAATTCAACAGACATTTTGGGGCCATTTTATGGACATTTTGCAGGGGTGGTGCAAAGACTAAGGGAAGGAGACCTGTGTGTTATAGCAAAGAATGggaagggggtggtggggggtAAAGTTGTATTGAGTCGTGTGGGGCCTGGGCATGATGGGACTGGTGTGGAATAAGGGCTggaatgtgctggtttgggccggggtggagttaattttctttgcaggggctggtgtggggctgtgtttgggcttgtgctgagcacaggcttgaGAACACAGAGGTGGTTTTGTTAGTGCTGAGCTTACCCAGAGCCAAGGTctttcctgcccctggcacagacacactggggaggggctgggggtgtgggggaggctgggaggggacacagctgggacaggtttGGAGTGATGGAGATTGTTTTCCCAAGCCACCATTCCATGGTGTAATAGATTAGTAGTAGTAAAGTAATTTACTCATCAAATTAGTAGTAGTAATAGTTGTAGTAATTTACTCTTTTAATAGTATTGCatgttatatttatatatatatttgtaatcAAGGTTCTGTTAAGGCCGGTGAACTGTAAGTTACAGAATGGGCAATTAATCTGTCAGTACTATAAACTGATAgtcctgcagctgcagtttcTAAGCTAACAACACAAGATGTTATGCCTTACTGAATAAGTCTTTTGTATATTGTCTAAAAATGTACGCTTAAAGTAACGAAGGGAAGGACAAGGATCAAAGGGTCAGGAACGAAGATGATAAAAAGTATCCAAGATGGACATCTGGAAGAGACTCACACAGTAGGCCTCAAGGACTAAAAATTACCTAAGACTATGGAAAGGAAAGTACCTGGCAACTAAAAGCGAGCTTGCAAATGAACCAACCAGAACCAGACTTGTGAACTCGGATCCAATAGAAGGATAAAAAGTGACTATGGGAAGGAAATTGAACAAAGTATAACGAATACTGTTTTTGCCAACTGCTTTGCTGGCCGTGTGTCGAGCAGGGGTCTCCCTGGCAGCCCAACGCactattttgtttatttgcaatttatataaatctttaataaatttttgcTGCAATATTTTAGCCTAAGTTTCATTTACTAATAACATCCATATTGGAAATacaatgaaatctccacaaagagtagcattgaaggttcagactgaaggtgaggaaaaagaaatgtcactcaaagaggacccttgtgctgcaagaggtcacccagagggagtcaggatcagcccatggctttgtgttccagggaacagcccgagctggtgcagagacatcagggagggtctagaaatgctgctgggaggggggtgggaaggcaggaggggtgtgtgcagcctgcaaggccagagcagcagcagggccagggcaggacagcctgcaggagagatggccaagggctctggcagggctgcaaggcccaaaggcacccaggcctttgtccccttgcctctggcagctgcctctgccactcaggccaccacaagccactttcctggcaggttctgcccttggtttctgcctcgcccctccctcaggagcctggcaggggctgcccagttctgggcctttgttgttcctactcctcccatcccagtgccccccaaacagccctgagccagccgggagggacaggatctgctgggccagggcctggggctcaggccttggcctttgtgctccacaaaaccaaggcaggctttgctcagcattgcaggggcctgcccagagcctttgtctgcctgcactcctggcctccaaggagctgctccaaggagtccctggggaggctttgtcagtgcctgccctcagtggagcccagcaatgcttcaaggcacttggactttggcttctgacttcttcagcagctgcttcaatcttctctcagcacctcaggatcatgggctgggctgcaaacacaccgtggggctcattaaattccagaaatccctcaggatctctttgtcttcctttaattgtcttcaaggcagtTTCAAAACAAGTGTTTgaagtttgtaatttttttgttttaattcaatgatggaaaattttgtagttcagaggagaggtgatagaggtgttctccaagtgatcctgatgctgagtgtctcctcaggagatccacactgaccctggatgatcaaccttgctccttACCCCCCAACCTCatcagttctgacatggcccatcttggactgacagctgatgcagctccagacacactgtgggacccattaaaacacagaaaaaaaaattatttttctttccttaattgtcttcaagacgTCAACAACAAATTGtagttgttttgtagtttagttaaggaggaagattttaaagtggaagtcacaaaaaaaatatatttttttatgaaagagaatgattaactcagagccttgggatgcaagagggtcagggtgcaaaggatttAGACACaaagataagggggcaaaagagtTTAGTAacacttaatcattgaccaattgagCAGTTTTCAAGTGATTTAATAGCATTTGtcacaattttaacagtgactgaattacagATTCACAGTAACAACCttcacaccacagtcaattcacacccacacccaggcagagatgtgtggacacatcaatagctgggtgtggaaaggtccctctcccaaattctcctgttgtcaggaaacactcccccaaatccctttgtgtttgacaacagacaagggtcagagctggaggagtgtttgttgagacggatcagaattgtcctgggcatcagcgagggtctttggagtgttgcaaactggagggttcccgagctgggagaggctgccagaggtgtcccactgagagggaggtgctggggagctgccagggtctccctcagccctgctggttgtgggctcccaagggaactggctttagttatctgctgaatttccatcctggtgtcagcaatgactggagtttccaaactatttgggaattgtatccaaactcttctctttGGGTTAGGATTCAGGTAGGGAATATTCCACGGTTTCCAGGGGATGACTCCTTATCCTGTGTTCCGgagctcttacacccatcccagtcagctggacggtttattgacaatgtgtcccgaggggcggcacctccgatgccatagaaacccctgcccctggattaggaaacctttggaattcaggaggtgttccagtggagcatgaaaatgaacagcaattttcctaaagcccagaccccagcagaacaaagccaggccccctcagtgtcagagcaaaggtcccccatccctgtgtccctgtggccgctgaggcggcagcgcaggcccgaggcggtgccgggtcccggtgcagccggggcagagcggcggctgcgcgagcggcaaccccggcggtgagtgcggcagccccgtgggagcggcggctccgggcacagacgccggcggcagccgctgtggctcctggaaccgagtggccattgggacactgcagggcctcctggagtccaggggccggtgggacacgggggagcctcttggagccaagggaaccctgggatgttttggaacatcctggaatcaaggagccattgtgacactgcagggcctcatggaaccaaaggaaccctgagagtttTTGGTACCTTGTGGAATAAAGGGACTGTTtctggcaggaagctctgataatacctaaacaatggtcagagaatgcaaacaatgcacactctctgtgatgagttactgctgctgtcaaggtgctgtttttaatgtcgaattatgctaaacccaaaatgcttcatgaaacttcaaacacacatcctgctttctgaagcaggatttgataGATAAGCTGCTCtctggcctgcaaatatgtctggcagtcaaacccttgataactataaaagccccgtccaactgtcatggggcagattcttccacagacttccttgaagtgtgtggagcttctgccatgaagcagggacagctcttcatggtcactgcccaggggttaagtgaaagagagagaactaccccctgtccttgtggggtgagttacctcaatctctgcttcaggattgtttctttttgctggctttgatccaataCTTTAAGAGAATTAATTtgatagactgcactgtcctatTGTACACTATAGTACCAGGAGGTTTTTGCTTTTATActgtgcaggaaataattctttttaaggTCTTTCATCTATTCAATTGTGTGatcaattttctgttcatttgtcataataaacagttcattttctagaaatatttctgatttgccatcactgtAACCTGCAGGTcaaagtgattgaatcacacctctataattccttcaatcTAAACCAAAATCTTAGCCTGAGATTGtatccagccacagccagggtcctctctgagaaggaatttagaaagcaagggggtcctttctgcccctcgtagctcaacgagacggcttctgccatcaactttgtctaagccttccacccccccagccccaagccgtgacacatgggcatgtcttgtgcatgcagtgcaaacatggactcctgagctggtcatttgctgtccctccttggagggaagaacaagcccaatggcctggggtgagaggccagtgctgggagcggcgctggctgtgccagggcactgctgggtgcccccaccctgagcactcccacccttgtgctggtcactgctgttttcctctgcagggtgttgtgttgggcacatcctggagagcaaagtggaaagcagatggaagctttgaggccctggcctgaggagatgcccctgcaggatggcagtgctgctgcagaggtcagctctgtgccagcagtgcccgtggctgtcccgcctgcagtccctgggcagtcctgcagcaggactgggaccgactgccagagcactgaggcctccaacaacacagggctctgcaggacagtgtggaagggaagggagaggaggccacgcaggagaagggctgctgctccctggcagtgctgctctgctgggactcttttctggcccagctctgcacagaggcaccaaccctgcagctgcagagaagtcagagaggaaagatgtcaggcaaacaagtcaatgcagagttctttatttggtttaagcAGACAGTGAGTACAATTgccaatttgtacagcctgtgggccaggctagaaaggcaaacactgaattgaaagTTATATATCTgtttatatagatatatattcatatatataatatataatgtataatatatataatttgtCTGAACAAATTCTCACCAAATAAACACCCCTACCAGgagcaaaaaatagagaagatgTGGTGGGCCTTTACTGAAGTCCATAAcaggattggcctttaatgaggtacataacatgcagaagaaggagagtttattgcttctgaaaaacacccagttatcaatttcctcagggcatccttgagctcctggttcctgaggctgtagatgagggggttcagtgctggaggcaccaccgagtacagaactgacaccaccTGGTCcagagatggggaggagatggaggggggcttcaggtgggCAAATGTGCCAGTGCTGATAAACAAGGAGACCatggccaggtgagggaggcacgtggaaaaggctttgtgccgtccctgctgagaggggatcctcagcacagccctgaagatctgcacataggagaaaacaatgaaaacaaaacaaccaagtGATAAACAGCAGCTAAccacaatgagcccaatttccctgaggtaacctgagtgtgagcaggagagcttgaggatgtgtgggatttcacagaagaactggcccagggcattgccctggcacaggggcagggaaaatgtattggctgtgtgcagcagagcactgagaaacccagtggcccagacagctgctgccatgtgggcacaagctctgctgcccaggagggtcccgtagtgcaggggtttgcagatggcaacatagcggtcgtagcacatgatggtgagaaGGAAAACCTCTGCACCAAGAAAGATGACAAGCAGAAAGGCCTGTGCAAGGCATCCTGCATAGGAGATGGTCCttgtgtcccagagggaattgtccatggctttggggacagtggtgcagatggagcccaggtctgtgagggagaggttgagcaggaagaagcccatgggggtgtgcaggtggtggtcacaggctacggcgctgaggatgaggccgttggccaggagggcagccagggagatggccaggaagagccagaagtgcaggagctgcagctcccgcctgtctgcgaatgccaggaggaggaactggggcatggagctgctgttgtgcatttgctttttcttaggACAgctctgttcagaaaaggaaaggacagggaacaattaagacagccccctctcagcaaagccagtgcatttttcagagaaatcccctccaagtcaaggcatttcttttctctggtttgtgctctctgagggtgctgtgaggagcaggagctccggCCATGTGCTGACAAGGACTCAGCCATCCAAGTCActgtccttgcccacagcccttctgccccagccctggcagcagctccctgggctggctgagagctgcccctggcaggcagcagagtccctgcccagcacagcgccctgggctgcaggaccctcctctgccccacagccctgggcacccctggctgcacccctggcttcacagctcttccaaagtgacCCAAACCAGCCCCTGTTctcccatcccatcagctgggacTGGGCCAACTTTAGAAGAtacctccaggagctgcccctgcactgccctgcagccacagactcaccatgtgcaccctgccaagattcctcctgcagggagctctcagccctcttgccagtgctgagccccttgaagctgtgtctgtgccctgctggtgtccctgagctgccctggcagtgccctcagccctgctgggctgtgcagaggagctgctcaccagcagagctgtctctttgaagctcttcttgcttgccaggagctccctgggtgccaggagcctggtccagctcagcagcacagaaacagccccaggcatttcatgacccttgGGGgttttgatgttgtttacatgagactcagtccctgagaggaagttcaaacaacttttcaagaagtcaaaatgagatggaaacactgaagtttccagtagtgctaatgagtctcattgagggacacaactgagaacgtgtccctgggttccagttagagcagaaaactgcagacagtgatgacaaggatggacaagcaagggaaaggtggctctgatgctgaggaaaccttgacttgttttctttaatccaaagggccaagccctgacacccagcctctgggaaggcagatcctgtccctgcctcattcctcagggctcttcctggggcactgggatgtgggatgtgcaatgccaagggcaggaccatggggtgacacctgccaggctgctgagcagggacaaggaggccatgaggccccagggctgcaagggccactcccctcctcctggcatcaggggcacagacagcagccatggtcaaaggcctgcagaaggtggctctgtcagggcctttcagcttctccccatccctgtctcctctccagcccaggctgtcctacggtgtccatgccctgcccctttccctgcaggctgtcgtcatccccccggctgccccacctggctggcaccttcctgcactgacatctctgcgtcctccctggctcttcctgcacacacaaagccttgggctcatccagactcctgctttgtgacatattgcaccacagcACTGCCCTTGGAGGggaatttctgacttcttgtccccagtctaggccaccccagctgcccttggtggcactagttctttcttaggctgttttctgacaggaagaaaagctccaccagctctcacaccccccttccagacctctcaggctactcctctactgtcctcaatctttgcaccactgacccctgagtcctcagcctctatatacgggtcatgggcttgaggccccaaattccttcctgggagatctctgggacctctccaaggttttggaagatgaaaatagagtgctcttctcccaggaaacacagagggacactttttccaagggttgtcttggcagaatgaggcacaatatCTTTAAATTCTGGGAGCTCTGAGCTTTGGGTAtggagggagctccaagtgccaaccactggagtgggagctacaaatcctCAGGTCtggtgttctttggagggccagacactggtgagagtgatgtgtgtgtgtgcacatggaaggagttgaagggcacaatgaactgtctcaaaacactgtcaaagcaggaaaatcccataaggcaccacaacacacaagcactggtggcaaacaggaaggcctttaattccaaggcctaaagggaggtgaagctttggaagtagcccccaggacagaattgcactgtgcagagtgtgggaaagagcagacagccccaacaggaagccagggctggtaaggcaggtctggggaacccatccagacaaagattcccacctgcagactggaagcacaccgggcaaaactcccaccatGGCAAgttgtgggaaaggaagcaagtccttgtagatgtgccagcccaagctgtgagaacagcatctaccccctGAATACCtggggcttgggctgtataaaagtgatagcccagaagcacaacttggggaccctccaccgagcagagcagaGTGAAGAAGGAccggtgggagcctcagggatctccatggtgtgatacatttacttcatctctgtctctctctcactggcttcccaccaccccttcttctctctctgcctttctatttctttctttctctctctgtacctcctatttactgttaaatcaaagctggactgctgactttggcacatggcctcctttgcagctgaatttgggcagaggttTCTCTTAGTAATGGGAACCTGagagtatccatgaggttttacagtgtgggaatggccactagattccatgaggttccacagagtcgcagggtccatttggcttcgtAAGGCTCTGTGgtgtgataatggacccttgattccatgggtttgcaaaatgtctcaggactcctttggttctaggaggccccacatatgACAGTgtccccttggttccatgagattccacagtgtcccaggaatcctttggttctatgaggccctgcagtgtgacaatggcccattggttccatgaggttccacaatgTCCCATAGTTCCTTTGGTTCTGTGAGGGCCtacagtgtcacagtggcctagTAATTCCATTtggttccacagtgtcacaatggccccttgattccatgaggttccacattgtcccaggattcctttggttccatgagggcctgcagtgtcacagtggccccttgattccagcgttccacagtgtcccaagGTCCATTTAGCTCAATAAGGCTCTGCAGGGTGACagtggtcccttgattccacaaGGTCCTGAAgtgtctcagggttcctttggttccatgaggcctcgcatgtcacaaaggccccttgaCTCCAtcaggttccacagtgtcacaatggtcacTTAGGCTCAATAATACCCTGCAGCATAAGAATgtctccttgattccatgaggttccacagtgccaatatGGGCCCTTGATTTCTTGAAGTCCACAGTGTCCCGGGGTCTCTTTGTCTCCATGATGCTCTGCAGtatcacagtggccccttgattccatgaggttctgaaaagtctcagggttcctttcgttccatgaggccctgcagtttcacagtggcCTAATAATTCCATGTGGTTCCAcattgtcccagggttcctttggttccataaGTCCCcgaggttcctcagtgtcacaatggccctttgattctATGAGGgcctgaaatgtctcagggctcccttggttccatgaggcccttcatggcacaatgaatccttggttccatgaggttccaaagtgtcccagggttcctttgactccagaaggccctacagtgtcacaatggcccctttactccaggaggttccacagtgtccttgctggaacacacagggctgtaatgttgtcacccctgcagagctgcctccagctctgggctccagcccaggaaggacatggacctgctggagagagtccagaggggACCatcaagaggatca
This Pseudopipra pipra isolate bDixPip1 chromosome W, bDixPip1.hap1, whole genome shotgun sequence DNA region includes the following protein-coding sequences:
- the LOC135405411 gene encoding olfactory receptor 14A16-like, encoding MHNSSSMPQFLLLAFADRRELQLLHFWLFLAISLAALLANGLILSAVACDHHLHTPMGFFLLNLSLTDLGSICTTVPKAMDNSLWDTRTISYAGCLAQAFLLVIFLGAEVFLLTIMCYDRYVAICKPLHYGTLLGSRACAHMAAAVWATGFLSALLHTANTFSLPLCQGNALGQFFCEIPHILKLSCSHSGYLREIGLIVVSCCLSLGCFVFIVFSYVQIFRAVLRIPSQQGRHKAFSTCLPHLAMVSLFISTGTFAHLKPPSISSPSLDQVVSVLYSVVPPALNPLIYSLRNQELKDALRKLITGCFSEAINSPSSACYVPH